A window of Populus trichocarpa isolate Nisqually-1 chromosome 17, P.trichocarpa_v4.1, whole genome shotgun sequence genomic DNA:
TtggattatttataatttactcaagAGCTGATTAACGCACTGGAACTTCAATGCTATCGTTGCACGATGCCAGCTAACTGATCAGGTTAGAAGCAGAGCTACCAAGGGCAGAAAAGTCGGCCGTTTCAGTAAAAAGTAGCCCCCGTCATCTCAGTGGTGTTTATGTTGCAGGGAAACTGAGTTTAAAGCGCAGAAGTTGGTTAACCTTGAGTGGGGAAACCAAAGTAGATCGTTATGCTATGATCATCAGATGTGTAGTTCAAAAAATTGGGAATCCAAGTGGTGCTGAGGAGTGTGGGGCAGATGTTTTCTGCACAATCTGACCGGGAAACGCTGAGAGTCCGTGACTGGTTTTTGTATGTGAAGGACTTTGTATGTCAATTGCTTGATTGTGATCTCCAGATCCTGGTTTCTGCAATTGAGCTCCAACTTCGGATAGCCACAGTATGCAGGCCAATTGGATCCCCAGAAAGGATAACTAATATCGCTCGTCATCATTGGCAAAGGTAGCATGGAGAAGggttattattagaaaaatgatGAACCAAAACTTGGCAGGAAAGAGATGACAAAAGCATTATCTCTGTTTGACAGTTTTATTTAACcacttttcaaaatacttttaaaattatattttattccaTAAATACACACATCGAACTTGTAAAAAACTTCTCAAAAGTTTCGCAGAATACTTCTGGTGCCGGCAGTCCCTCTTGCAACCGCCATTGAAAGGTTACTCTCTTTGCTCTTGCAGACCCAAATCAGGGATCTTTGGACAAAAATCTTCATCAAGAAGAATGTTGTGAAGCTTTATGTCAAAATGAACAATCCTAGTGTTACAACCTCTATGTAAGTACTCCAGACCTCTAGAAACTCCAACTGCGACGTATTCCATTCTAGATGACATTTTATTTGAGCGGATCCTTTATAAGATACAAGAGATCCACTGGGCATGGATTCATAGATTAAGGCTCTTTTAGTTCTCTCATAGCAAAAAACCAGAAGATTAACTATGTTTGTATGGGAAGTTTCTACTGATGCTTGCAACttaattcattattaaattcTTCTCCATCAGTTTCTAAAAACTTCCCTACGTATACACCACCAAATCCCCCTTGATCTAATCTAGTTGTTAAATGAGTTGTCCATTTTCTTAATGTCTGAATATTAGTACCTCTTTGGAATAAAAGAGTGACAGTTCACCATGAATGCCTCAATCTTTTCATTGTGCTTCGTGTTCTTCCCCCAGAGGGTCATTGTCTCGCCACTAAATAATCCTTCTCCTTTAGTGAAACGTACCAGAATGACATAGACTGCTAATAACACTACCACGTACAGTAGCTGATATAActgtaaaagaagaaaatgtgaGAGCCACCATTGGATATTGAAAAAGGTAAAGGAAGATAGAAATTTGATGGCTGTATTACAGTCGCGCATGTCTGTTCAAAAGTACAGAAATTAAACCCTGAAGAATTAATTGAAGTACTTGTACTTCATTTGGCTAGCTAGATGTCATACTGAATTATATTCTACTACCAGCAAGCTTCTTGACCCTATTTCTTTTGCCTGTCAGGTGCAGGTGAAAAGGAACGGTTATTTGTAAAGTGCTTTTACAGCCtcccttccttttgttttcgttTTCCCTGAAGCCTTGTAAGCAGGGTTTGGTTCCTGCCATTTCTTCTTCGATAAATGAAATCACTCattcacgaaaaaaaaaaaactgaactatAAAAACATGATGATGATTTTTGGCAAAGTTTGATATCATGTTGGACACAGTAAACCTTGATTAAACACTTAGATCACATCTGCTTCAGTAGTGTTGCTACCTATACGCAGAGCAGCTGATTGAAATGCCGGGAAAATAACACTAGTTCTACACATCCCAAGAAGCTGCTTAGATTGGCATTAATGTTACCAAGGGAAGATTGGTTGGTTGTTACACATTCCGAAAGCTCAAATTGACTTCATCGTGGAACGACTACTTCTGACCCCAATAAGCACAGCAGAAAGATCTTCACAAGCCTTTGATGAAGAGTAGAAGATTTATGTTCCCTACAAACATACACTGGTATCGGTTCTTCACATGAATGACTACAGGAAACTTATTGATGAAGAGTAGAAGATTTATGTTCACTTTCCTGAAGTTTTGTGGTATAGTTTCGAACATAGACGATTCCATTCTAATTCAGCTGCTCAAGCAAAATACGAATACGAGTAAGAAATATATTGAACATCTGAGTAATGAAGCATTGATGACATTAACCATTAGTAATAATAAGCTCAACCTCTGAGTTTTATCTAAACTTTGAAATTGCAATGAAGCCTCGACGACATTAACCATAAGCAATAATAAAGCTCGGCCTCTTGGTCTTGTCTAAACCTTGAAATTATAAACAATGACAAGCAAGCAGGAACAGATCAATTCTACACTTCCCACATATTGAACATCAAGTACATCCTAGAATTTGTTATCATCATGGACAAAAAGTTTTCAGTTTCCGATTACAAGTCACTTCCATCAGCAGGCAATTTGTTTACCTCATCTCCCTGCGATGACACGCAAGGCAGTGATGATACAGTGCAAGATTGCTCTTGAGCGGACCTTctaggagaagaaaaggaaggtcTCGGTGGAATTTGCAAAGACTGAAGACTGCCTTCAAACATCTCTACCACCTTTGTCATTGATGGTCTATGTGATGGAATGGTTTGGATGCACCACAAACCCACTAAGATCATCTTTTCAACAATCTCTTTTTCCTCTTCCGTTGTACCTCCATGAAGTGTTGAAATCTTTCCTGGTTCAAGATACATATAAAACCAATCCGGGAAATACATCTCGTTGGTTTCCAACGATCCCATATCAAAGTCTTTGCTTTGTCCGACCATTTCAAGAACCATCATTCCATAACTATACACATCAGACTTGTAAGTTACTCCTCCAAAAGATCTGCAGAATACTTCAGGTGCTATGTAACCAACAGTCCCTCGTGCACCTATCATCGAAATCTTACTTACTTTGCTCTGGCATAGCTTCGCGAGACCAAAATCAGAGATCTTTGGACAAAATTCGTCATCAAGAAGAATGTTGTGAGGCTTTATGTCAAAATGCACAATCCGAGTGTTACAACCTCTATGCAAGTACTCCAAACCTCTAGCAATACCAACTGCAATTTCATACAATTTTTTCCATTCTAAACGACAGTTTGTATGTAGGGATCCTTTATCAGATATAAAGCTATCTAAAGATCCATTGGGCATGAATTCATAAATCAAAGCTCTTTTATTCCTCTCGTAGCAGAAACCCAAAAGGGTAACTACATTCACGTGGGAAGTTCTACTGATGCTTGCAACTTCATTCATGAACTCTTCTCCATCACCTTTGGACTCTTTTAGAACTTTTACAGCCACGAGACGACCGTCGTCTGGTAACTTTCCTCTGTATACATAACCAAACCCCCCCTGACCTAGTATATTGGCGAATGAGCTGGTCATTTTCTTGATATCTGAATATGAATAACGCTTTGGAGTAAGAGAATGGTAGTCCATCATAAATGTTTCAACACTGTCAACATGCTGCGAATTCTTCGGCGTGATGATCATTGCTATGACGGCACTAAATGAACCTTTTTTTCTAATGAGACATATTGTAGTTACGGAAAAAGTTATTATCGCTGCCACAGCTGCTGATATGCCTATAATTTAAGATGCATCATCATCAATACCATCATCATCAAACGAGAAAATTGGATTTCTTATGATAATATTTACCTATAGCAATATGTAGTCGCCTACGACTCCAAGAAGATTCTGTAACAGGACATCaaataatgttaattattagatttatttatatggCATATATATGACACGGTATATTCATTTAGAGGTTGAATTATTAATATGTAACCTTGTACATTCAAACTAAAACTACATTAAATTTGacgttattatattttattttcaaaatatatacttctCCTCTCCTCACTTCATTTATAATCGAATTAcatccttgaaaaataaaaagctcattgttttttataaagcataaagtttaaatattaaaatgatattgcaAGTTTTAATTTACATACAAAATAAGACGTAAAGCTAGAAAATGAACATATGCTACATCGATTTGGTTACTATTGGTTTATCAACCGGCGTTTTCGGTGTGGGTTAAACacaaaatttttgaaatgttaaaaACCATATTTAGATTGTTCAGAACTTTGTGGTATTGTGATTAAACTCggcataataatttaaatttgaaaaaattcctattcaattttttttattgatatttagtCAGTTTGTCAACCCTGTGACCTGGATTGGGGACTCCATTAGgtcgaattaatttttattttattatgagatAGAAAATACCAagattaatttatcattaaccCAACACTGAAtgagaaaatttaataaaaatctcacattaaataatagaa
This region includes:
- the LOC18099458 gene encoding LEAF RUST 10 DISEASE-RESISTANCE LOCUS RECEPTOR-LIKE PROTEIN KINASE-like 2.4 isoform X6, giving the protein MLLPLARMNSSAFSFLSDFVLVLLLFIHVPSSSSNDDLYTACSKKFECGGISAGFPFWGNDRSPDCGLPELELRCENNIAKMNISQVTYRVLDFNPEMGTLRVATEDSFVGLCSPQFMNSMFNPKVFESVEGYTNLTFIYGCKDAPPTIPFTCKINEVNDIQGGYIQEGDAGPGECYRSVLVPFSITNWPRIKQPVTVQALEEHLKKGFEVRFKVHRPEACGECKMSSGVCGIDDVTNQTTCYCPNQSRGSKTCALPAPESSWSRRRLHIAIGISAAVAAIITFSVTTICLIRKKGSFSAVIAMIITPKNSQHVDSVETFMMDYHSLTPKRYSYSDIKKMTSSFANILGQGGFGYVYRGKLPDDGRLVAVKVLKESKGDGEEFMNEVASISRTSHVNVVTLLGFCYERNKRALIYEFMPNGSLDSFISDKGSLHTNCRLEWKKLYEIAVGIARGLEYLHRGCNTRIVHFDIKPHNILLDDEFCPKISDFGLAKLCQSKVSKISMIGARGTVGYIAPEVFCRSFGGVTYKSDVYSYGMMVLEMVGQSKDFDMGSLETNEMYFPDWFYMYLEPGKISTLHGGTTEEEKEIVEKMILVGLWCIQTIPSHRPSMTKVVEMFEGSLQSLQIPPRPSFSSPRRSAQEQSCTVSSLPCVSSQGDEVNKLPADGSDL